One genomic segment of Brassica napus cultivar Da-Ae chromosome A3, Da-Ae, whole genome shotgun sequence includes these proteins:
- the LOC106419453 gene encoding transcription factor TGA10 isoform X2, with translation MQGHHQNHHQQLSSASATSSNGNFMNKDGYDLGEIDPSLFLYLDGQGHHDPSSTAPLPHHHTTHNLAMRPPTSTLNIFPSQPMHIEPPPSSTPNTDNTRLAAPGSSTRPSSEPSMDLANHSQFQLPQPSKSIKKEGNRKGPASSDYDIPKSSDPKTLRRLAQNREAARKSRLRKKAYVQQLESCRIKLSQLEQEIQRARSQGVFFGGSLIGGDQQQGGLPTGPGNTSSEAAVFDMEYTRWLEEQQRLLTELRMATQEHLAENELRMFVDNCLAHYDHLINLKAMVAKTDVFHLISGAWKTPAERCFLWMGGFRPSEIIKVIVNQIEQLTEQQIVGICGLQQSTHEAEEALSQGLEALNQSLSDSIVSDSLPPASAQFPPHLSNFMSHMSLALNKLSALEGFVLQADNLRHQTIHRLNQLLTTRQEARCILAVAEYFHRLQALSSLWLARPRQDG, from the exons ATGCAAGGTCATCACCAGAATCATCATCAACAGTTATCATCAGCCTCGGCCACGTCTTCCAATGGAAACTTCAT GAACAAAGATGGATATGATCTTGGAGAGATAGACCCATCACTCTTCCTCTATCTTGATGGACAAGGACATCATGATCCTTCATCAACTGCTCCTTTACCTCATCATCACACAACCC ATAATTTGGCGATGAGACCTCCAACATCGACGCTTAACATCTTTCCATCTCAACCGATGCACATAGAGCCACCTCCTTCTTCTACACCCAAT ACCGATAATACAAGATTGGCTGCACCTGGTAGTTCAACTCGACCATCTTCTGAGCCGTCAATGGACTTGGCCAATCATTCTCAGTTTCAACTTCCTCAGCCTTCTAAATCAATTAAG AAAGAAGGGAACCGCAAGGGCCCTGCCTCATCGGACTATGACATACCAAAGTCATCAGACCCTAAG ACATTGAGAAGACTAGCACAGAACAGAGAAGCAGCAAGGAAAAGCAGATTACGAAAAAAA GCTTATGTTCAGCAACTTGAGTCATGTAGGATCAAGCTAAGCCAACTAGAACAAGAGATTCAACGGGCCAGATCCCAA GGCGTATTTTTCGGAGGGTCTCTTATAGGAGGAGATCAACAGCAAGGCGGACTACCCACTGGTCCCGGCAACACCAGCTCTG AAGCAGCGGTGTTTGATATGGAATACACGAGGTGGCTAGAGGAGCAGCAGAGGCTGTTAACCGAACTAAGGATGGCTACACAAGAGCACTTGGCCGAGAACGAGCTTAGGATGTTTGTAGACAATTGTTTAGCTCACTATGACCATTTGATTAACCTCAAGGCCATGGTCGCTAAGACCGATGTGTTCCACCTTATCTCTGGCGCTTGGAAAACTCCAGCCGAACGTTGCTTCTTGTGGATGGGAGGTTTCCGCCCATCTGAGATCATTAAG GTGATTGTGAATCAGATAGAACAATTGACAGAGCAACAAATAGTTGGGATTTGTGGGCTGCAACAGTCCACACACGAGGCAGAAGAGGCACTCTCACAAGGTCTTGAGGCATTGAATCAGTCGCTTTCCGATAGTATTGTATCCGACTCTCTTCCGCCTGCCTCTGCACAATTTCCTCCTCATCTATCCAATTTTATGTCACACATGTCCTTAGCTCTCAACAAACTCTCTGCTCTAGAGGGCTTCGTTCTTCAG GCGGATAATCTGAGGCACCAAACGATCCATAGGTTGAACCAATTGTTGACGACCCGTCAAGAAGCACGTTGTATTCTAGCCGTTGCGGAGTATTTCCACCGTCTTCAGGCTCTAAGTTCTCTCTGGCTAGCCCGTCCACGCCAAGATGGATGA
- the LOC106419453 gene encoding transcription factor TGA10 isoform X3 — protein sequence MHLMADNLAMRPPTSTLNIFPSQPMHIEPPPSSTPNTDNTRLAAPGSSTRPSSEPSMDLANHSQFQLPQPSKSIKKEGNRKGPASSDYDIPKSSDPKTLRRLAQNREAARKSRLRKKAYVQQLESCRIKLSQLEQEIQRARSQGVFFGGSLIGGDQQQGGLPTGPGNTSSAEAAVFDMEYTRWLEEQQRLLTELRMATQEHLAENELRMFVDNCLAHYDHLINLKAMVAKTDVFHLISGAWKTPAERCFLWMGGFRPSEIIKVIVNQIEQLTEQQIVGICGLQQSTHEAEEALSQGLEALNQSLSDSIVSDSLPPASAQFPPHLSNFMSHMSLALNKLSALEGFVLQADNLRHQTIHRLNQLLTTRQEARCILAVAEYFHRLQALSSLWLARPRQDG from the exons ATGCATCTTATGGCAGATAATTTGGCGATGAGACCTCCAACATCGACGCTTAACATCTTTCCATCTCAACCGATGCACATAGAGCCACCTCCTTCTTCTACACCCAAT ACCGATAATACAAGATTGGCTGCACCTGGTAGTTCAACTCGACCATCTTCTGAGCCGTCAATGGACTTGGCCAATCATTCTCAGTTTCAACTTCCTCAGCCTTCTAAATCAATTAAG AAAGAAGGGAACCGCAAGGGCCCTGCCTCATCGGACTATGACATACCAAAGTCATCAGACCCTAAG ACATTGAGAAGACTAGCACAGAACAGAGAAGCAGCAAGGAAAAGCAGATTACGAAAAAAA GCTTATGTTCAGCAACTTGAGTCATGTAGGATCAAGCTAAGCCAACTAGAACAAGAGATTCAACGGGCCAGATCCCAA GGCGTATTTTTCGGAGGGTCTCTTATAGGAGGAGATCAACAGCAAGGCGGACTACCCACTGGTCCCGGCAACACCAGCTCTG CAGAAGCAGCGGTGTTTGATATGGAATACACGAGGTGGCTAGAGGAGCAGCAGAGGCTGTTAACCGAACTAAGGATGGCTACACAAGAGCACTTGGCCGAGAACGAGCTTAGGATGTTTGTAGACAATTGTTTAGCTCACTATGACCATTTGATTAACCTCAAGGCCATGGTCGCTAAGACCGATGTGTTCCACCTTATCTCTGGCGCTTGGAAAACTCCAGCCGAACGTTGCTTCTTGTGGATGGGAGGTTTCCGCCCATCTGAGATCATTAAG GTGATTGTGAATCAGATAGAACAATTGACAGAGCAACAAATAGTTGGGATTTGTGGGCTGCAACAGTCCACACACGAGGCAGAAGAGGCACTCTCACAAGGTCTTGAGGCATTGAATCAGTCGCTTTCCGATAGTATTGTATCCGACTCTCTTCCGCCTGCCTCTGCACAATTTCCTCCTCATCTATCCAATTTTATGTCACACATGTCCTTAGCTCTCAACAAACTCTCTGCTCTAGAGGGCTTCGTTCTTCAG GCGGATAATCTGAGGCACCAAACGATCCATAGGTTGAACCAATTGTTGACGACCCGTCAAGAAGCACGTTGTATTCTAGCCGTTGCGGAGTATTTCCACCGTCTTCAGGCTCTAAGTTCTCTCTGGCTAGCCCGTCCACGCCAAGATGGATGA
- the LOC106419453 gene encoding transcription factor TGA10 isoform X1, whose translation MQGHHQNHHQQLSSASATSSNGNFMNKDGYDLGEIDPSLFLYLDGQGHHDPSSTAPLPHHHTTHNLAMRPPTSTLNIFPSQPMHIEPPPSSTPNTDNTRLAAPGSSTRPSSEPSMDLANHSQFQLPQPSKSIKKEGNRKGPASSDYDIPKSSDPKTLRRLAQNREAARKSRLRKKAYVQQLESCRIKLSQLEQEIQRARSQGVFFGGSLIGGDQQQGGLPTGPGNTSSAEAAVFDMEYTRWLEEQQRLLTELRMATQEHLAENELRMFVDNCLAHYDHLINLKAMVAKTDVFHLISGAWKTPAERCFLWMGGFRPSEIIKVIVNQIEQLTEQQIVGICGLQQSTHEAEEALSQGLEALNQSLSDSIVSDSLPPASAQFPPHLSNFMSHMSLALNKLSALEGFVLQADNLRHQTIHRLNQLLTTRQEARCILAVAEYFHRLQALSSLWLARPRQDG comes from the exons ATGCAAGGTCATCACCAGAATCATCATCAACAGTTATCATCAGCCTCGGCCACGTCTTCCAATGGAAACTTCAT GAACAAAGATGGATATGATCTTGGAGAGATAGACCCATCACTCTTCCTCTATCTTGATGGACAAGGACATCATGATCCTTCATCAACTGCTCCTTTACCTCATCATCACACAACCC ATAATTTGGCGATGAGACCTCCAACATCGACGCTTAACATCTTTCCATCTCAACCGATGCACATAGAGCCACCTCCTTCTTCTACACCCAAT ACCGATAATACAAGATTGGCTGCACCTGGTAGTTCAACTCGACCATCTTCTGAGCCGTCAATGGACTTGGCCAATCATTCTCAGTTTCAACTTCCTCAGCCTTCTAAATCAATTAAG AAAGAAGGGAACCGCAAGGGCCCTGCCTCATCGGACTATGACATACCAAAGTCATCAGACCCTAAG ACATTGAGAAGACTAGCACAGAACAGAGAAGCAGCAAGGAAAAGCAGATTACGAAAAAAA GCTTATGTTCAGCAACTTGAGTCATGTAGGATCAAGCTAAGCCAACTAGAACAAGAGATTCAACGGGCCAGATCCCAA GGCGTATTTTTCGGAGGGTCTCTTATAGGAGGAGATCAACAGCAAGGCGGACTACCCACTGGTCCCGGCAACACCAGCTCTG CAGAAGCAGCGGTGTTTGATATGGAATACACGAGGTGGCTAGAGGAGCAGCAGAGGCTGTTAACCGAACTAAGGATGGCTACACAAGAGCACTTGGCCGAGAACGAGCTTAGGATGTTTGTAGACAATTGTTTAGCTCACTATGACCATTTGATTAACCTCAAGGCCATGGTCGCTAAGACCGATGTGTTCCACCTTATCTCTGGCGCTTGGAAAACTCCAGCCGAACGTTGCTTCTTGTGGATGGGAGGTTTCCGCCCATCTGAGATCATTAAG GTGATTGTGAATCAGATAGAACAATTGACAGAGCAACAAATAGTTGGGATTTGTGGGCTGCAACAGTCCACACACGAGGCAGAAGAGGCACTCTCACAAGGTCTTGAGGCATTGAATCAGTCGCTTTCCGATAGTATTGTATCCGACTCTCTTCCGCCTGCCTCTGCACAATTTCCTCCTCATCTATCCAATTTTATGTCACACATGTCCTTAGCTCTCAACAAACTCTCTGCTCTAGAGGGCTTCGTTCTTCAG GCGGATAATCTGAGGCACCAAACGATCCATAGGTTGAACCAATTGTTGACGACCCGTCAAGAAGCACGTTGTATTCTAGCCGTTGCGGAGTATTTCCACCGTCTTCAGGCTCTAAGTTCTCTCTGGCTAGCCCGTCCACGCCAAGATGGATGA